The window TGTATGTAGTGTAAGAACTTCCACTTGATACATTTACATACTCCCTTTAGCCACAAaaaaatgtacctcggtaaactTGCAGTCAAGCAATTTGATTTTGACTAACACCGCTATGAGGATTTAAATTAGTTGTGTGGAAATGATATAAGTGAACTACCAAGATGTATCCACAGCACTAGGAATTCAGTTAACAAAAAGAATTATATTTGAGGTTGGTGATAACCTGTATATTTTTTAGACATTGGGCGATGTGTACTTAGATATAGATTTATTACTACAAAAAAGAGGATGCAGGGAAAAAAGTTTGGTCAGAGACTTAAAATGCGCCTGTTCAGTGGTGAATGCAGGACGGAAGTTTGTTTATCATAGAAAATACTAGCAAAGCAACATATGGAATCACTGACCTGTTGCAATGCATATCGAAATTGATCGATTGGTGACACTGTTTTAGCAATTTGCCGGGCCGATATTTTCTTCAGAACCTATGTAGACAAGAGATGGGTGCAATGTAAGGAATTTAGCAAGTCGTATCTGCAATAGGTTCCAAAACAACCAATAGATAAGACCGCAGATGTTTTTCCAGCAAGGGCCTGAACATAATGAGCACATAAAAATAGAGCTAAATGAGCATGGCGAATGGACAACTAGTAAGTACTACCTAACATGCAGTGAACACTGGAGGTTGTGAAAGTGATTCTGGAAGGGCCAAAAGGCTATCACTACCAACATACCGAAAAATATGATGGAACCAATAGGTTAACAAGGACAATGACTAACATGTATAGAGGTTACCACAAACTTCTAATGCTGCAATGCAATTGAGGGGTAAACAGAGAAATCGACAAGCCCTATGACCGCATCATTCCGTATAAACCTAAAACACATCAAAATCAGAGTAATGTCAGTGTGCCAGTGCCGTCCTATTGAATGGAATTTCAATTCGAAACTACAACTCGGAATTCACACGGTGCCTTCTATGTTTCCACACACTAAGACCACTCTGAGCAACGCATGCAAATCATTACTTGAAGTGCCCAATTTGCAATTTGCAGCACATGACATGAATTCAAGGAGACTAGCTGAGGCAAGTCGAGCAGGCAACTGACCTTGTCGAGGAGGAAATTGGGGTAGAGCTGGGCCTTGGTGAGGTAGTGCCCGCAGCAGGGGCAGTCGCTCTTGTGGCTGAGGTGCGTGACGATGCACATGTAGCAGAAGCTGTGGCCGCAGGCGGTGAGGAAGGCGTCCTTGATGACCGCCATGCAGATCGGGCAGAGGAGGTCCCTGCTGGCGGGGCcttccccctccgccgccgggccctgcggggacgccgacgccgcgcgcgtgcccgcctcctccgccagcgccagcgccgccgtggtcgccgcggccgccgtggaGGCGTCACCGGACGGCGCGGCCTCCGGCTTGGGCACGGACGGCACGAGCGCGCCGGCCACCGAGGAGTCGCCCATGGCGGATGCGAtggtggtggaggcggtggcGTCCGGGTGCGAATAATTGCATACGGGGTCGGGCggtgggtggtggtggtggcctggTGGGGGGATGTGTGATGCGGGAGGGGGAAGAGGAAGCGCGAGGGAATTGGGTTCTGTGGGTGTGGGAGGGGAAGGGCGTATTGGTGGGAGGAGACCACGTCGGGGAAGGCGACTGGGCGGAAGCGAAGCTGCGAGAGCGCCAGGGACTGGGCCCGCTGCTGCCGCGCCCCCGCCAGCGCTAGGTGGCTTGGTGCCGCCGCTGCACGCAGCACGCACAACGCCTCTGAAGAGTGAAGTCTGAACCGAAATCCTTGTGAAGTCGCTATGGAATTGTGCGGGACCGACTTGATCCGGCCAAAtttaagtaaaaaaaaatcatatgccCCATTGAAACGTTTGTTTGCGGGCTAAAGGTTTTTCGCTCAGGACTGAAATGTCCAAAATTTTGCCGGATTTTGAAGGCTGGAAACACGAGTGGATTTAGACGTTTGGTAGCCAAATGCTAATGCGAATCATGGCATGCACCGACGTCTATCAATGAAAGCTGGCCACACCCCACACATGATGAGGACAGGGGGCTGAACGGCCACGATCCAGAATTAGGGCAATGGAttttgaaaaaaagaaagagagataaACTATGAAGAATTGAATTGAATTTGAAAACGATTAACCAAGCATTGAAATTCGAAAATGATTTGAAACGGTCAGTCGGCTCACGCCACTGAGCAGCATCCATCCATTCATTCCTGAAGTATCACATCAGCAAGACAGCACTTAATAACATGTTCTcgatactccctccttccatcAATGTAAACCTTTTCTTTTTGGTTGAGAGGAATCAATCTAGCAGCACTTCCACATCCCTGTAACCGAACAACAAAGAGTTACAGGTTTCAACAAGGGAATTCGACAGATGCAGAATCAGACAGCACAACCAGATGAGTAGCACTGAAGCTAAGGATCTAGAACATACAGACCCAATGAATTCTTTGCTATTCCTGATGAACAGAATTCGTAGTCGTAGTCCTCCCTAAAACCGCTTGAGCCTTTATACTGAACAGAGGAAATATTAAAGTAGCTGTAGGTAAAATTAATCTCAGTGCAACCTGAAAGTTACTTGGCTGCTAGCTAGCATCGAGTGAATGAATAAGTGACTATAATGAAATGACAAGAGACATTTTCACAAGCGATACAAAAACAATATGACAATCGGTACAAAAATGACAAGTGCTATTTAAGGGCCAAACGAAAAAACACTGTAGAAATGGTGAAAATTGGGTTGATATATGCTTCTGCAGTCTAATCACAACCTTCTAAAGTGAGCTTATGTCATTGCCAATCTGCTTGGTCAACAGGCTCAATCTGTCCATAACAACACTGCTGAGAAGTGGCTGCTGCAGACAAGATGCAGTGAAAAATTGGTTTATACCTGCCAAGCACAGGCATATTATGGCATTCTCGAATTGGCTCAGGTTAATCTGCTTCATAAACAAACTCTGTATGTTCATGCAAGTAACAAAAAATGACAGAATCAAAGTCTCATGTAAACTATGGATATAGAAAAATAGTGACATACCATGCATTTATTGGCTAGAGAAACTGAGTGATACATCAGGACATGAAAAGCGTCGGGCGCTAGAATTATAGAGCATTCCAACTTCCATGTGTATAATCCTCACTTCAGAATGCAAGTGTGAATAACTTTCTGAAACTTTCATAGGTAGTAAGTTCACCAGTGTCTGAAAAGACTCCTTCCTCAATACTGATATTACCAATGTGTTAAATTATGTCGCACTGAAAACTGCATGAACCTTTCTACTAAATGAAGATGCATTCAAGTagctaaaaaaaaaacttttcgcAGTGCAACCTGAAATTGATTAGATTGCCAGCATCATACAAAAGAACAACTTGTGTTACTTACTTTGAAGTCTCATAACTACTAAACTAACTGCATATGGCATCGCAAAAATTGTTTCTTGCATCATGGTTTAGAGGTTTGCCATAAAGGATATGACTACCGAACAAAAGAATAAAAGGAGGTACATCACATACTTTTAATGATGAGACTGCACATATTACTAAACTTAGTATTTGATAGCTTAGGCTTAGACATTAATTTCTTTCAGGATAGTCACTACTGAAGCCAACGGCTCATGTACTTAATTTTCTTTTGCGTGATTGGGTAGTAAGCTTGGACATTAGCTCCTTCACAAGAGCATGGCAGCTTCTGGTTAGATGCTCAAAGCCATCGGTCGCCATGACACCTTCCAATGCATCAGAAGATTTGAGAAATTCAATGCAAGCGTCCTTCAGTCCCTGGCAGTTGTGTTGTTCTGCCAACACCAACGTGGTTGCAGCGTTGCTGACATCTAGGTGCCTGCACAGCTTGTCCTCGCAAATCAGCTTGAGCCTCTGCATATCATACCTGTCCGCAGCTTCAAACAAATGCTGAGCCATCGTAACCTCTTCTTGCACTTCCATCTCTGGCAGAGAGTCAGTGTAGATGAAATCATGAAATCTAACAAGGCCTTGAACACCTGAGGTAGCATGCCATGAATCGGTATGCCATCCCCTGAGGTGGTGCTCTCTTTCATTGCGCCTAAAAGCTCGGCCTTGAAAACCGGTGACTGCGCTCCCAGAATGCATCTATGCGCCCTGAATGTCTTACCAGCTACTTGGAACGCGACATCGGCGCCATCTTTGGGACTGAGGAGATCACCAAGGTGCCGGAAGATGTCTGACGCTGACACATCGATGAACGCAGGTGCGACCCCTCCCAAGTCCCAATATAGACTCTAGATGTTTAGTTTCTCTTGCATGTTGTCAATTGCTACAGAATGAATATCATCTGAAACCACTTCGGACAGAAATCAATTTATGCAGCATATAAACATTCACAAGATTTGATTAATTTGATCAGTCAAAATAGCCTTCCATTGATTCATCGACGGACGGAGGGAGTTAACCTGAAGTCCAACCCGTAGAACTGACCACCGAAGCTTTACTGCGTACTCCGTAGTTCCTAACCATAACCACAGCAAAACGCTCACGGACCACACCAAAAACAGTCTTCCTCAACAGAACCACAGTTCAGGCATTTCCTGACTTAACACAAACGCTCAAACAATTCACAGGTTCAGCTACTGGATACAAAATTCGCAGGTAATCGATCACATATGCATTTCAGCGGCAATGAAGAGGAATGCCTAGATGATGCTCAGCGCAGTCTACCCAATTAGTCGACCAGATCTATGAGAGTCCTGGTCACTTCCTTGGTCAGATCGTGGCCTCGTTGAAGCACCTTCAACTGATGCAGCCTCTGCTTCTTGATCTTCGTGTCCAGCGCGCGCGCCTTGTCATCGTCGATCATCGTGAACTCCCGCTTGAACATGCCCGGGTGCGCCTTCTGCAGCGCCTTCACCTCCTCAGCGAGGTACGGGTACAGCTCGCACATCTCGCTGACCTCCCTCGGTgcgccgccgttcgccgccgccgtcacgggACCCCAGACGCTCTTGGAGAGGTCGAAGAGCCGGCGGTCGTGATCCTTGCTCGGCCGCTCGCCCTTCTTGGCAGCCATGCTGTACCGGCGCTTCAGGGCCTTGACCTTACCCTGTAGCAACGCGGGGTTGTAGCCACTGTTGTCGAGGCTGCCGGCGAGCACGGTGGCGAGAGCATCGAGCTGCGGCAGCGCGCCGTGCTCCAGGCGGTACGCGGCCAGGGCCTCCAGGATGCGGACCTCGTCGTCGGTCGACCAAGTGCGCTGGAAGGGTGCGCCCGGCTTCTTGTCATCGCCCGACGACGGCTTCGCACCCTTCCTCTCCACCTCGCGGCTTGGTGCATGCTTCTGTTGTGGTGCCTCGTCGTCCGTCTCCTCTTCCTCGTCGCCGGAGCTCTCGGATTCCTCgcgattcggcggcggcggagacgggTTCTTGGTAGCGGGAGGAGGCGCCACGTGGTTGgcattctcctcctcctcctcctcctcctcatcttcttcctcttcggAGTCGTCGGATTGCTGGCCcttctgcggcggcggagccgtgGTCTTGGGAGCGGCAGAAGGAGGGGGCGAGTAGGCGATCTCCTCGTTGTCCTCCTCCCCCTCGGAGCCCGAACCAGAGGCCGTCTCCTCGTcggaggcaggcggcggcggcgcgggagccgaGCGCTTGGGGGCCATCGCCGCTGGCTAGGGTTGGAGAGGTTTATGATTagcggggggcggcggcgccgagctcggAGGGGGTTTTCCTGCGGCGAGGTTTGCAGCCTTTTGTTTATAGGGTCGGCTTGGGGTGCTAGTCCGTTGGATGTGGATTGGAGTAAGCATCTGCCGTCGATTTTGTAGGCAACCGCGGACACAATCTGCGACCAAGGGCCTGTAATTCCGCAAACTGTCGGACCCTGTCAGCCGTTGGATCGGCCAATGGTCCGGATCTACCGTCCCCTTACGGCCATACGCGGATAAGAACTGCGTTAGAACATTTGAGCTTAGGCTGTCCGCACTAGGATCTTTAAACGGTCCGCTACCCTATCTTTCAGGATCCTTTTAGATCAGTTTTGCTGCACCAAGTACGCTATCGTCGTCCACTACGGTCGCGCTTCCCACAAATCTAGCGCGCTAGCGGACGTCCGCTACGCTTgcgcccgggcccaccttgcctccgcccgcgccgcgcaccAACTGCCGtggggagctccgccgcgccgcttcGACCCCTCCGCCCCACCGCCCGCTGGCCGATGCTGGAGGTGATGAGGGCGCCCGCGACCTGCATCgccacggcgaggtcgagcaGCTGCGGCGAGGCCAGCTCGAGCCGgagcaggggcgccgccgccacggcgagctcgagcagcagcagcgccgcagCAGCCATGGCCGCCCACCGCCATGGACCAGCCCTCGCCCTCgggtccggccgccgccgggagctccgccgcctgGGCAAGGGTAGAGCGAGGCGGGAGGAGGGCAAGGGCGGCGTGGGTGCCAGGCAGCGGCGAGCAGCGACCAGCGAGGAGAGGTAGAGGGGCCGGCGTGGCGAAGCTCGAGGGAGAGGGGCCCCGCCCGTCGTCGAGGAGGCCGAGCAACCGGCGTGCGTGGACGCCATGGATGCTGCACCACGCCACCACCGCGACTGgcgcgaggccgccggcgccatccCCTGCAGCTCGCCGTGGACGGGGCTCGAGTGCAAGCCTCGAGGGAGAGGGGCCTCCGCTCGCGTCCGAGGGGGCCTCGCCGGAGGAAGGAGGTGCAGCTGCGCGCCGACGCGCCGTTTCGGGCCCCGGATCCGGCCGCTCGCGCGCGCCCTCCTGGCCCTcgcggccaccgccaccgcggccgaGCCCGTTGGGGAGCTTGGCTCGTCGTTGGGGAGGTCGAATTGAGGCCGAATCGAGGGACCAGGAGCTTGGCCGACGACGGAGAGGGACCAGGGGCGCGCATGCTCCTCCGTGCTCCCCTGCTTCGCCTTGGGccctgccgcgccaccgccgtagCTCAGTCCCGCTACCCCTGCTTCACCTTGGGCCGCCGTAGCCATGGCCCTCGTTCAGGCCGTGAGGAGCCGCCGCCCAAGCTCCTccctcccgcggccgccgcgaggagccgccgcccctgctcctccctccCGCGGTCGCCGCGAGGAGgcccgccgtccgcgccgccgccgggccggccCCTCTCCTCACCTCGCGCAGCTCGCttgggggagggaggaggccccTTGCCGCTCCGGGTGCCCGCCGCGGAGAGGGCTCGTCGCCGAAACGCGAGGAAGCCCTGCtccatcgcgccgccgccaggggcgggTAGGCTCTGCCATGGCCCGTGGGTGGGAgatggggggagggggaggagaaaAAGAATGTGGGCCccaccaaaaagaaaaaacgaaGAAAGTCTGATGTATGGGCCCCACTAGAAGTAGTTAATATAGAGGATGTGTATAGAGTATGAACGAATGCGGAGAAATTGGATGCAGATGAGATAATATTGATGATCAGGACGGAATATATCTTTTAGAGAATGAATTTAGAGTATGACAAGTGCAGATATCCTTAAACCTTTAAAGATCAGCTA is drawn from Panicum virgatum strain AP13 chromosome 1N, P.virgatum_v5, whole genome shotgun sequence and contains these coding sequences:
- the LOC120657320 gene encoding probable transcription factor At1g11510, with protein sequence MAPKRSAPAPPPPASDEETASGSGSEGEEDNEEIAYSPPPSAAPKTTAPPPQKGQQSDDSEEEEDEEEEEEEENANHVAPPPATKNPSPPPPNREESESSGDEEEETDDEAPQQKHAPSREVERKGAKPSSGDDKKPGAPFQRTWSTDDEVRILEALAAYRLEHGALPQLDALATVLAGSLDNSGYNPALLQGKVKALKRRYSMAAKKGERPSKDHDRRLFDLSKSVWGPVTAAANGGAPREVSEMCELYPYLAEEVKALQKAHPGMFKREFTMIDDDKARALDTKIKKQRLHQLKVLQRGHDLTKEVTRTLIDLVD